One window of the Halobacillus litoralis genome contains the following:
- a CDS encoding Nramp family divalent metal transporter, producing the protein MSKGSKFKRRLKNVGPGAIVAAAIIGPGTVTTASNVGAQFGYALIWALIFSVIATMFLQEMVTRLGVITRKDLSTILREQFSHPIMKWLTILLIISAIVIGSAAYEAGNIVGGSIGMAALTGLSTESLAIIIGLIAGVLLWVGKYKIIERVFIVLILTMTFSFVITAIVIQPDLSAIIMQGLVPKVSAGNVLFIISLIGTTIVPYTLFLQSSVVQERFKGEEELKDSRFDVVTTISICGIISVAIIITAAVAFPLGTEIDNPSAMADQLEPLLGSWAKYVFAAGIFAAGISSAMTAPLASAYATAGALKWDRNLRSAKFRLVWIGVLLVGIIFASLGYDPIQLIVFAQYANGLILPVIVLFLMFAMNNRDNLQNHVNSLWVNIVGGLIFLITVTLSLISFGIF; encoded by the coding sequence ATGTCGAAGGGGAGTAAGTTCAAGAGGCGTTTGAAGAATGTCGGGCCAGGTGCTATTGTAGCGGCAGCCATTATTGGCCCAGGCACGGTGACTACAGCTAGTAATGTAGGGGCACAATTCGGCTATGCGCTTATCTGGGCACTCATCTTTTCCGTCATCGCGACGATGTTTCTCCAGGAAATGGTTACCAGGTTAGGTGTCATTACCAGAAAAGATTTAAGTACCATATTAAGAGAGCAGTTTTCCCATCCCATTATGAAATGGTTGACGATTTTATTAATCATTTCTGCTATCGTCATAGGAAGCGCTGCTTATGAAGCAGGTAACATTGTAGGCGGATCTATAGGGATGGCGGCATTGACAGGGCTTTCTACTGAAAGTTTAGCCATCATAATCGGATTGATAGCCGGAGTACTATTATGGGTCGGGAAGTATAAAATCATCGAACGCGTTTTTATCGTACTTATCCTGACGATGACCTTCAGCTTTGTCATTACAGCCATTGTCATCCAGCCGGATTTATCTGCAATTATTATGCAGGGGCTAGTACCTAAGGTTTCGGCCGGTAATGTATTATTTATCATATCTCTTATCGGGACAACGATTGTACCCTACACTTTATTCTTACAATCTTCAGTTGTACAGGAGCGGTTCAAGGGAGAAGAAGAGTTGAAAGATAGCCGCTTTGACGTAGTTACTACAATTTCAATCTGTGGTATCATCTCCGTTGCTATCATCATCACGGCCGCTGTCGCCTTCCCATTAGGCACTGAAATAGACAATCCCAGTGCAATGGCAGATCAGTTGGAACCGTTACTTGGATCATGGGCTAAATATGTATTTGCAGCCGGCATATTTGCAGCTGGTATCTCCTCTGCTATGACGGCACCTTTAGCATCTGCTTATGCAACTGCAGGCGCTTTGAAATGGGACAGGAACCTTCGTTCTGCCAAATTCCGTCTGGTTTGGATAGGGGTCCTTCTTGTCGGGATCATTTTTGCAAGTCTTGGCTATGACCCGATACAGCTGATTGTTTTCGCTCAATATGCCAATGGGTTGATTCTGCCGGTTATCGTTTTATTCCTTATGTTTGCCATGAATAATCGGGATAATCTTCAAAACCACGTCAATTCCCTATGGGTGAACATTGTTGGCGGGTTGATTTTCCTCATTACAGTTACGTTATCACTTATCTCTTTTGGAATTTTTTAA
- a CDS encoding DinB family protein, which yields MEVKTFLLQQWASCLDEEDWFPPLEKVLENITFEQAIWKPADGTMNSIWELVCHLLFYEKRYLMRFLGEAANEPQADNNDSTFRLPTETVENWEETKQEYFYVHRELEKILAKSEHEDLYRKVPGEDNSLVLEMKSLAMHDAYHIGQIVFLSKMQGAWAEKRSFL from the coding sequence ATGGAGGTAAAAACATTTTTGTTACAACAATGGGCAAGCTGTTTAGATGAAGAAGACTGGTTTCCACCACTTGAAAAAGTGCTTGAGAATATTACTTTCGAACAGGCAATTTGGAAACCAGCTGATGGGACCATGAATTCCATTTGGGAATTAGTTTGTCATTTACTTTTCTATGAAAAGAGATATCTGATGCGATTTCTTGGTGAAGCAGCGAATGAACCTCAGGCAGATAATAATGATTCTACATTTCGATTACCAACTGAAACGGTAGAAAATTGGGAGGAAACAAAACAAGAATACTTTTATGTGCATCGTGAACTTGAAAAAATTCTAGCAAAATCAGAACATGAAGATTTATATAGAAAAGTTCCAGGAGAAGATAATTCATTAGTGCTTGAAATGAAGAGTTTAGCAATGCACGACGCCTATCATATTGGGCAAATAGTATTCCTTAGTAAAATGCAAGGAGCTTGGGCAGAGAAACGCAGCTTTTTATAA
- a CDS encoding copper resistance D family protein codes for MIHALTNGGLYACLSILIGASLLSLFDEKFAHRRRTWTLITLIVPVLALFPIVELSVTLQGYREGSLLSSLVHVLTQLKGGQAWLLLFSLSVLHVVLLKTIKRPKAAYSLSLLLIVGMILTQSITGHSASTNSFQGALFHTIHFIAVGVWSGILLVVSFFSDQDHQWETFVRWFTKVAVGCIVWITLTGVAMSLTLSENIVDSWMLSYGQALLVKHLLFIVLLLFAFVNGFLMKRLVAEDADFSPKRWWKAESLLVIFIYTITGYMTEQETPHNITQTLEQQEPTALFRIFTTVDGIGPLTLTPNLISMSSLFLAFIFLLFTGLMIKRNSLAGTFFVSSMVVWSLYLSLMSSVTMS; via the coding sequence ATGATTCATGCTTTAACGAATGGAGGTCTCTATGCTTGTCTCTCCATTCTTATCGGAGCAAGCCTTTTGTCTCTATTTGATGAAAAGTTTGCTCATCGTAGAAGGACATGGACCCTGATCACTCTGATTGTGCCTGTTTTAGCTCTATTTCCAATCGTAGAACTTTCGGTCACGCTTCAGGGATATCGTGAAGGCAGCCTTTTATCGAGTCTTGTTCATGTGCTTACTCAGTTAAAGGGAGGACAGGCTTGGCTTCTTCTTTTTTCTTTGTCCGTTCTTCATGTGGTTTTATTGAAGACGATTAAAAGGCCAAAAGCCGCCTACTCGCTCAGTTTATTATTAATTGTCGGGATGATTCTCACCCAAAGTATTACGGGGCATTCCGCGAGCACAAATTCGTTTCAAGGGGCACTTTTTCATACTATTCATTTCATCGCAGTGGGTGTATGGTCCGGAATACTACTCGTTGTAAGCTTTTTCTCTGATCAAGACCACCAATGGGAGACGTTTGTCCGCTGGTTCACAAAGGTAGCGGTAGGGTGCATTGTATGGATCACGTTGACTGGTGTTGCTATGAGTTTAACCCTGTCTGAGAATATCGTAGATTCATGGATGCTCTCTTATGGTCAGGCGCTGTTAGTCAAACATCTTCTATTTATCGTTCTCCTGCTGTTTGCCTTCGTCAATGGTTTTCTCATGAAGCGTTTAGTAGCGGAGGATGCAGATTTCTCACCCAAACGCTGGTGGAAAGCGGAAAGTCTTCTTGTCATTTTCATTTATACGATTACAGGATACATGACCGAACAGGAAACGCCTCATAATATCACGCAAACGTTGGAGCAGCAAGAACCCACTGCCCTCTTCCGTATATTCACAACAGTGGACGGGATCGGCCCTTTAACTCTCACGCCGAATTTGATCAGTATGTCCTCATTGTTCTTAGCCTTTATTTTTCTGCTGTTTACAGGATTGATGATCAAACGGAATTCTCTGGCAGGCACTTTCTTTGTCAGTTCAATGGTTGTGTGGAGCTTATACCTTAGTCTTATGAGCAGTGTAACAATGAGTTAA
- a CDS encoding copper resistance CopC family protein yields the protein MKYISMFCLLIVLALPMAVEAHTHLESSQPESGGALTSEKPRVTLTFDSKVQEPTSLMVTDGDGEEFEIDSYTHSPDNVIEFSIPEEVGSGDIEVFYSIIGEDGHVMENQLTFNYTVKEEVSAPEEDTETEEPETTSDDAENAEGEESGEQQVAGSDQGNGSNVWIVPVLGFGILITAVLVFLGIRKKS from the coding sequence ATGAAATATATATCCATGTTTTGTTTACTTATTGTACTTGCACTGCCAATGGCGGTAGAGGCGCACACACACCTTGAAAGCTCCCAGCCTGAATCAGGAGGTGCGTTAACATCAGAAAAACCTCGTGTAACACTGACTTTCGATTCCAAAGTCCAGGAGCCTACATCTCTGATGGTTACAGATGGAGATGGGGAAGAGTTCGAAATAGATAGCTATACCCATTCCCCTGATAACGTCATAGAATTCAGTATTCCTGAAGAAGTGGGTAGTGGGGACATTGAGGTCTTTTACAGCATCATCGGTGAGGACGGGCACGTCATGGAAAATCAGTTGACCTTTAATTATACAGTTAAGGAAGAGGTATCCGCACCTGAAGAGGACACAGAAACAGAGGAACCTGAAACGACTTCAGATGATGCTGAAAACGCGGAAGGAGAAGAGTCCGGAGAACAGCAAGTTGCAGGGTCTGACCAAGGAAATGGATCGAATGTCTGGATTGTACCTGTGCTTGGGTTCGGGATATTGATTACTGCAGTACTTGTATTTCTGGGAATCAGGAAAAAATCATGA
- a CDS encoding threonine synthase: MEQYICNDCGKKYAITPVIWKCTCGGVLNLIKDTPKINVASWARYPNSLWRYLETMPFEKESKTWKSITMGEGQTPLIVLDTHEPNTYVKVDFKMPTLSFKDRGAAVLMTKAKELGVSKVIADSSGNAGTAIAAYAARCNIACDIYLSNETSPKKIAQVKAHGATIKQIQGSREDIAEAAQQAVKEEEVFYASHVYNPYFYEGTKTYAYEIYEELNGAPDTLIIPVGNGTLLLGAFYGFKELFANGLIDKMPKFIAIQAVNCSPLVEAFNNGDLSAQPVRNKGTLAEGIAIAAPARSPQILEAIRETNGDFITIGENEILRARAKLSDKGFYVEVTTAANYAGYLKYKQEPEEKIIVPLCGAGIKSK; encoded by the coding sequence ATGGAACAATATATTTGTAATGATTGTGGAAAAAAGTATGCTATTACGCCTGTTATATGGAAATGTACGTGTGGCGGTGTATTAAATTTGATAAAAGATACTCCTAAAATAAATGTGGCATCCTGGGCCCGCTATCCTAACTCATTATGGCGTTACTTAGAAACCATGCCATTCGAAAAAGAATCAAAGACGTGGAAATCCATTACAATGGGAGAAGGTCAAACCCCTTTAATTGTACTAGATACTCATGAACCTAATACGTATGTAAAAGTTGATTTTAAGATGCCTACTTTATCCTTTAAAGACAGAGGAGCTGCAGTTCTAATGACGAAAGCGAAAGAATTGGGGGTCTCAAAAGTTATTGCGGATAGTAGTGGGAATGCTGGGACGGCCATTGCAGCCTACGCTGCACGTTGCAATATTGCTTGCGACATTTATTTAAGTAATGAAACGTCTCCTAAAAAAATCGCTCAAGTAAAAGCTCATGGTGCCACGATCAAGCAAATTCAGGGATCACGGGAAGATATTGCAGAAGCTGCCCAACAAGCGGTAAAAGAAGAAGAAGTTTTTTACGCAAGTCATGTGTATAATCCCTACTTTTATGAAGGAACGAAAACGTATGCCTACGAAATTTACGAGGAGTTGAATGGTGCACCCGATACATTAATTATTCCTGTTGGCAACGGTACACTTCTACTTGGTGCATTCTATGGGTTTAAAGAGTTATTTGCCAATGGCTTAATCGATAAAATGCCGAAATTTATTGCCATACAAGCAGTAAACTGTTCCCCGCTAGTAGAGGCTTTCAACAATGGGGATTTATCAGCCCAGCCTGTTAGGAATAAAGGTACTTTAGCGGAAGGGATAGCTATAGCAGCCCCAGCACGTTCTCCGCAAATTTTAGAAGCTATACGCGAAACTAATGGTGATTTTATAACCATAGGAGAAAATGAAATTCTGAGAGCACGCGCGAAACTTAGTGATAAAGGTTTTTATGTTGAAGTGACCACAGCTGCTAACTATGCTGGCTATTTAAAATATAAGCAAGAACCAGAAGAAAAAATTATTGTACCTCTTTGTGGCGCAGGAATTAAATCGAAATAA
- a CDS encoding nucleoside hydrolase produces the protein MYNVLMFCDPGIDDSLAIMYALLNPKINVVGIVSSYGNVSQQQATQNVAYLLKLAGRDDIPIIAGARSPLSGEIAVFYPEIHGEEGLGPIRPPETVQRGVVNFDEIFKIIDNYAYNLVVVDVGRSTSLAIAFLLGGEEYLRKIRAFYSMGGAFLVPGNVTPVAEANFHGDAIAANLVLNKLRNIFITPLNVTNYAIITPETILKITSQPFNAFTHLIKPIFDYYTTAYQKLDHSLAGSPLHDVFTVFALVNPEQVKYVKRQASVSIDFANTKGESVADFRTKSSEQTTENTDHIAISFNYDAFVKDFTAVMTTR, from the coding sequence ATGTATAATGTCCTAATGTTCTGCGACCCAGGAATTGATGATTCTTTAGCAATAATGTATGCCCTTTTAAATCCCAAAATAAATGTGGTTGGCATCGTTTCAAGTTATGGTAACGTCTCTCAACAACAGGCAACACAGAATGTAGCGTACCTCTTAAAGCTCGCGGGAAGGGATGATATTCCCATCATCGCCGGAGCAAGAAGCCCTCTTAGTGGTGAAATAGCTGTATTTTATCCAGAAATCCATGGTGAAGAGGGTTTGGGTCCAATACGTCCTCCAGAGACTGTGCAACGTGGGGTAGTAAATTTTGATGAGATATTTAAAATCATTGATAACTACGCGTATAATCTAGTTGTTGTAGATGTAGGTAGATCTACGTCTTTAGCAATTGCTTTTTTATTGGGCGGAGAAGAATATCTAAGAAAAATAAGAGCGTTTTATTCTATGGGCGGCGCTTTTTTAGTACCAGGCAACGTAACACCTGTGGCGGAAGCTAACTTTCATGGTGATGCGATAGCTGCCAACCTCGTCTTAAACAAGTTGAGAAATATCTTCATCACTCCATTAAACGTGACGAATTACGCAATAATTACACCTGAAACCATTCTGAAAATCACCTCTCAGCCTTTTAATGCTTTTACGCATCTAATAAAACCAATTTTTGATTATTACACCACTGCTTATCAAAAACTAGATCATAGCCTGGCAGGTAGTCCTTTGCATGACGTTTTTACAGTATTTGCTTTAGTCAATCCAGAACAAGTCAAGTATGTGAAGCGTCAGGCTTCTGTATCCATTGATTTTGCCAATACAAAAGGAGAAAGTGTAGCAGACTTTAGAACAAAATCAAGCGAACAGACTACAGAAAATACAGACCATATCGCGATATCATTCAACTACGATGCATTTGTAAAAGATTTTACCGCTGTAATGACTACTCGTTAA
- a CDS encoding dihydrodipicolinate synthase family protein, producing MLTEKVHIAVPTAFFEDESLNVQGTISHIRDLYKQGVKSVLVSGTTGEQHSLNLQEKIKIINGLELEEELISNMEILFGVASIRQKEAEKLAEKIRHTKISGIMLGYPPYVIPTQEEALVYTERIIHLSNKPTILYNNPKRTGFDLSEKSIIQLSKIDLVVGIKDAGNKEKVERIKKGMHRNILYFYAGGEVDLEGKVLHGYDRLSSIAGNVFPIEISRWFQKMLMKQIVSKQESEKIENILEQVYQGNAIVNLKKHINHKEIPMGGCRSPIGNI from the coding sequence GCTAACTGAAAAAGTTCATATTGCCGTACCAACAGCTTTTTTTGAAGATGAATCTTTAAATGTTCAAGGAACAATAAGCCATATAAGAGACCTTTATAAACAAGGAGTGAAATCTGTTCTTGTCTCTGGAACTACTGGAGAACAGCATAGTCTAAACCTACAAGAGAAAATTAAAATAATAAACGGATTAGAGCTGGAAGAAGAGCTCATTAGTAATATGGAAATTTTATTTGGTGTAGCTTCAATTAGACAGAAAGAGGCAGAGAAATTAGCCGAAAAAATTCGTCATACCAAAATTTCAGGTATCATGCTTGGGTATCCGCCGTATGTTATACCTACGCAAGAAGAAGCATTGGTTTATACAGAGAGGATTATCCACCTTAGTAATAAACCTACAATTTTATATAACAATCCAAAAAGAACCGGATTTGATTTATCAGAAAAAAGTATTATTCAATTAAGTAAGATAGACTTAGTGGTTGGAATAAAAGATGCTGGCAATAAAGAAAAAGTTGAACGAATAAAAAAAGGTATGCATAGAAATATTTTGTATTTTTATGCTGGTGGAGAAGTCGATTTAGAAGGAAAAGTATTACATGGATATGATCGCCTTTCCTCCATTGCTGGGAATGTTTTTCCGATTGAAATTAGTCGATGGTTCCAAAAAATGCTTATGAAGCAAATAGTAAGTAAACAAGAAAGCGAAAAAATAGAAAATATTTTGGAACAAGTTTATCAAGGAAACGCTATTGTGAATCTGAAAAAACACATTAATCATAAGGAGATTCCAATGGGGGGGTGCAGGAGTCCAATAGGAAATATTTAA